In Carya illinoinensis cultivar Pawnee chromosome 7, C.illinoinensisPawnee_v1, whole genome shotgun sequence, the following are encoded in one genomic region:
- the LOC122316508 gene encoding probable E3 ubiquitin-protein ligase BAH1-like 1 isoform X2, with product MKAAVLLCDGTFFPSLLKEMSAVVGCFNERAQKLLELHLASGFRKYVIWFKGKLQKNHGTLIQEGKDLVTYALINAIAIRKILKKYDKIHYSKQGQAFKSQAQSMHIEILQSPWLCELMAFHINLRESKIKSRKAPTLFEGCNLTFNDGKPSLTCELFDSVKVDIDLTCSICLDTVFDAVSLTCGHIFCYMCACSAAGVTIVDGLKAAESKAKCPLCREARVYEGAVHLDELNILLSRSCREYWEERLQTERVERLRQSKEHWENQCRAFMGV from the exons ATGAAAGCAGCGGTACTTT TGTGCGATGGAACCttctttccttctcttctcAAGGAAATGTCTGCAGTAGTAGGTTGTTTCAATGAGCGTGCGCAGAAATTGCTTGAGCTGCATCTTGCTTCTGGCTTTCGGAAGTACGTTATTTGGTTCAAAGGCAAGCTACAAAAGAATCATGGCACCTTAATCCAAGAAGGAAAGGACCTTGTTACTTATGCACTGATCAACGCCATTGcgataagaaaaattctgaagaAATATGATAAG ATTCATTACTCTAAGCAAGGTCAGGCCTTCAAGTCCCAAGCACAAAGCATGCATATTGAAATTCTTCAGAGTCCCTGGCTCTGTGAGCTCATGGCTTTCCACATCAATCTAAGGGAAAGCAAGATCAAATCTAGGAAGGCACCAACATTGTTTGAGGGCTGCAACCTCACATTTAATGATGGCAAACCATCACTTACTTGTGAGCTCTTTGATTCAGTCAAAGTTGATATCGATTTGACTTGTTCTATATGCTTG GACACAGTCTTTGATGCGGTTTCCCTCACATGTGGCCATATATTCTGCTACATGTGTGCTTGCTCAGCCGCAGGAGTGACTATAGTGGATGGACTAAAGGCAGCAGAGTCTAAAGCCAAATGCCCTCTTTGCCGAGAG GCCAGAGTTTATGAAGGTGCTGTACACCTGGACGAGCTTAATATTCTATTGAGCAGAAG CTGCAGGGAATACTGGGAGGAGCGGCTTCAGACAGAAAGAGTAGAGAGGCTTCGGCAGTCGAAAGAGCACTGGGAGAACCAATGTCGGGCGTTTATGGGGGTCTAA